The DNA region cccataaatatcctcataattaggccatcgacctcactcagtcatcaacctctccagtctctcgggctctcaaaaatcatgataagcagcccaacaacaatgatatgatgcaccaaTGATGAATAAGAGAGGCTGGGGTAAAAATGTGCAAATAGAACCGTGACTGAGTGTAAAAcagcaatttagcagataattccacaagtacacgacctatgtgggtcccaacaatgtaatcatatgatttaaacatgattcatATACCAATTTCTGTAATACATGAAAAAACGTACGGATATCATcagattatttaactacacaATTTCAtgaaattgaccaagtcacaattcctacagtgcacgcccatacgcgcgtcacctaacatgtgcgtcacctcaaaatcaatcacatatcaaaaaattcggggtttcataccctcatgaccaaatttagaactgttacttacctcaaaccgtataattctttattccgctatgcccttgccacgagaattggtctctgaaagcctcgtatctagccaaaattaattcgattcagtcaatacaaattattgtaattaattctataaggaaatactaattttccaataaaatccgaaatttaactcaaaagtCGCCCGTGGGTCCCATGTCTcgcccgacaaaagttacaaaatatgaacgcccatccaaccacgattccaaccatataaatttcaccaaattccgacatcaactcgaccctcaaatcttcaattaaagtgtttgaagatttctaccattttcaacccaatctttacccatttgaactcaacaatcttttcacaaaccttattggtatgtgtatgtataagcaatactcttacacccaagaatcatactcccaatcaccaatctttatccaaactcgaaattgaagactaaaattagaaattcttacctctttgaagccctagcaagatccttgtgaaattttcaaccttgaacaagaattgatagATAAATGACtaggtcttcactttctctctctaaaatatcagatgaaacccttcaaaatggccctcaatagtgttttataagaatggggtcgggtttataaaactaaaaaaatgaagccccgaaatacactctgcggtcgcatatgcgatcgcagaattgataTGTGGTCCACATATCGGCCGCAAAAATTTGGTGCCCAAAATGTAAATATTACTTTGCTGcagtatagtatatagtataaaggtaaattgtttccaaataaggaaatgggtcattctttttggcacggactaaaaaggaaataggttcacataaattaaaacggagggagtattatttttcatatttttctaactcaatcatttaaataataaaaaaaaatacccaTTTAAACCGGTGGCTCAACCCGTTCTTTGACCCGACCCACTTTCTCTTATTTTTTGTTACAAAAAACGTAAATATTAGTTTGATGTTAATTACCTTGGTTTTCAACATACTGGTTTAAGCAAAGAATTAAATCAGTTCGACTAGAAATGGTCGTCTTGTAACATTATCTTTACTATAAGCAATGTGTGTTCTTATTCTAAAACATCGAGGATATTGTCTTTTAATTTACTCTTATATTAATATTTCTCAGTCAAAATTTCAAGCATAAatacttttttcattttttcttcctcctttttattttcttccacTTCAACGCTACTAATTTTCTTATTTCACTTTCAAATTTAACTCCTCTAGTTTGTTAAGATTAATTCCTTATTCTCTGTTTAATACTTTGCTTAAATCAATGTATACATTCAGTATAACTATATTGAGAACCAATATACTATACTACAGCAGAGTAATATTTACGTTTTTTATAACAGAAATAAGAGAAAATGGATCGGGTCATGAACGGTCGAGTCATGATTTAAATgggttttttaattttttaaatggtTGAGCCGaaaagaaatatgaaaaataatgtTTAATAAAGCCCTAAAAGTACCGAGTGACTTTTGAGTTATAATGTGCAAAGTATAATGACTTTCCAGTTACAAAATAAAGTAAAGTGACTTTCATAGACAATTTCTATTAGTTCAGTGACCACGTGAGGAATGAACTCGAGCTTATTTCTAACTTCTTAGAAAAGTTACACAAAGTTTATAATTTGAACTATGTTaacttaaaagttaaaattcacaCATCCATGGACTTCGTCCACATGAAGTTACAATACTAATAAGTTACattgagaaaatattattaagtgAATATCATAGGAAGTTCCATAAGTTCTTCAACTTGACCAGCATTTTCTTCAAGCAGCCACTTTTCAAGATATGTGAATGGAGGAGGGGTATTAGTATTCATTGTCTTTTCAGCAACTCCACTGCTTTCACAAGCTGATATATCTGAAATAACAGACATGTATTCTTTTGGAATTGTTTTAATACCGTTGCTAATTCCTCCATCCTGAACCAGAGAAGTTTCACGGCTTTTAAATAGGTCTTGATCTTGGCTATTTTGATTTTCATGCAAAATCATTTCATCAACTTTTCTAGAAGGGTTTGGAGAAGATCTCATCCAACCTTCTAAAAGTCTTGAAATATTCTCAGTACTTGAAGCATAAAAGGAAGAGGAAGAATTTGGAGAGTTGTGGTTCTGTTGTAGTAATAACTTTGAGCCTTGCTTATTATTGTCACTCATGAAATTCCAtgaaaaatgatcacaagtgctAGAATCTGCAGGAGGAGTACTCAAATGTGAATCCAAACCTGTTTGGAATTTCTTGAGCTTTTTCTTTAGATGAGTGTTCCAATAGTTCTTTATGTCATTGTCTGTCCTTTGTGGTAGATATGATGCTATGGCTGCCCATCTGTACAAATATCGATCATATAAAAACTTTAAAACATGTATATTTGAAAATATTCAGAAGGGTGTATTTATATCTAATCGTTTGTTTCTTTTATTAGTTGTACTACAATAAGTATTACTGCAACATCTCAAGCAAGTAGGAGTCACCTATATGAATATTCACTATCATTTTCCTTCGTTTATGCTCGTCAtggtgttttttttcttttagttgtaATGTAGAGTTACAAGGAATTGGAAATATAATTACAGTgacttctctataacaacatcactatataatagtcattcactataaaagtcaaatttttatgtaacaaattt from Nicotiana tabacum cultivar K326 chromosome 24, ASM71507v2, whole genome shotgun sequence includes:
- the LOC107817374 gene encoding transcription factor MYB60, which codes for MGRPPCCDKIGIKKGPWTPEEDIVLVSYIQEHGPGNWRSVPTNTGLMRCSKSCRLRWTNYLRPGIKRGNFTPHEEGMIVHLQALLGNKWAAIASYLPQRTDNDIKNYWNTHLKKKLKKFQTGLDSHLSTPPADSSTCDHFSWNFMSDNNKQGSKLLLQQNHNSPNSSSSFYASSTENISRLLEGWMRSSPNPSRKVDEMILHENQNSQDQDLFKSRETSLVQDGGISNGIKTIPKEYMSVISDISACESSGVAEKTMNTNTPPPFTYLEKWLLEENAGQVEELMELPMIFT